One genomic segment of Streptomyces liangshanensis includes these proteins:
- a CDS encoding UbiA family prenyltransferase encodes MTETARLCWAEARPLVQTMFVLRFAVGALSVVRLPQPGWRTLLGMTAWWCAVSCAYLLNGVTDVREDRANGSMRPIARGALPVRRAAAVTVLLAGAALALGAAAGGGVLGWVVVFLLLGWAYSAAPVRAKESSGRCAAVVFAMGMASYAAGAAAAGSALSTTGLVFGCVMSAWMAVVGAVVKDLGDAGGDAAGGRRTVAVVHGMAAARALAVAGAVLVGVAGPVAALLWAPLDLVGTVPVAAGAVWVVTRVVRDARRTHADRRQRRLAYRAFMVTQYAANLLVLAALAALAAL; translated from the coding sequence GTGACGGAGACGGCGCGCCTTTGCTGGGCGGAGGCACGCCCGCTGGTGCAGACGATGTTCGTGCTGCGGTTCGCGGTGGGCGCGTTGTCGGTCGTACGGCTGCCGCAGCCCGGGTGGCGGACCCTGCTCGGCATGACGGCGTGGTGGTGCGCCGTGTCCTGCGCGTATCTGCTCAACGGCGTGACGGACGTGCGCGAGGACCGGGCCAACGGCTCGATGCGCCCGATCGCCCGGGGGGCTCTGCCGGTCCGCCGGGCCGCGGCCGTCACGGTCCTGCTCGCCGGCGCCGCCCTGGCGCTCGGCGCGGCGGCCGGCGGTGGCGTGCTCGGGTGGGTCGTGGTGTTCCTGCTGCTCGGCTGGGCCTACTCGGCCGCCCCGGTGCGGGCGAAGGAGTCGAGCGGGCGCTGCGCGGCCGTCGTCTTCGCCATGGGGATGGCCTCGTACGCGGCGGGTGCGGCGGCGGCCGGTTCGGCCCTGTCCACGACGGGCCTGGTCTTCGGCTGCGTCATGTCCGCCTGGATGGCCGTGGTCGGCGCCGTGGTCAAGGACCTGGGGGACGCGGGCGGCGACGCGGCCGGCGGCCGCCGTACCGTCGCGGTCGTCCACGGCATGGCGGCGGCGCGCGCGCTCGCGGTGGCCGGCGCCGTCCTGGTCGGGGTGGCCGGTCCGGTGGCGGCGCTGCTGTGGGCCCCGCTCGACCTCGTGGGTACGGTGCCGGTGGCGGCCGGAGCGGTGTGGGTCGTCACCCGGGTGGTGCGCGACGCCCGGCGGACGCACGCCGACCGGCGGCAACGGCGGCTCGCCTACCGGGCCTTCATGGTCACGCAGTACGCGGCGAACCTGCTCGTACTGGCCGCACTGGCCGCACTCGCCGCCCTGTGA
- a CDS encoding helix-turn-helix domain-containing protein gives MDAAQQESTARARELQRSWYGEPLGALFRRLIDDLGLNQARLAAVLGLSAPMLSQLMSGQRAKIGNPAVVQRVQSLQDLAAQVCDGSVSAGEATDRMDEIKKSQGGSVLTGTGQTTNSSGAPTVRRVVREIQSLLRSVAAAGDIIDAAAALAPTQPELAEFLRVYGAGRTSEAVAHYEAHQN, from the coding sequence ATGGATGCCGCACAGCAGGAATCGACGGCCAGAGCCAGAGAACTCCAACGAAGCTGGTACGGGGAGCCTCTGGGAGCGCTCTTCCGCCGGCTCATCGACGACCTCGGCCTGAACCAGGCCAGGCTCGCCGCCGTTCTCGGCCTGTCGGCGCCGATGCTCTCCCAGCTGATGAGCGGCCAGCGCGCGAAGATCGGCAACCCCGCCGTCGTCCAGCGCGTCCAGTCCCTCCAGGACCTGGCGGCGCAGGTCTGCGACGGCAGCGTCAGCGCCGGGGAGGCCACGGACCGTATGGACGAGATCAAGAAGTCGCAGGGCGGCTCCGTCCTCACCGGCACCGGCCAGACGACCAACTCCTCGGGCGCCCCCACGGTCCGCCGGGTCGTCCGCGAGATCCAGTCGCTGCTGCGGTCCGTCGCCGCGGCCGGCGACATCATCGACGCGGCCGCCGCCCTCGCCCCGACCCAGCCCGAACTGGCAGAGTTCCTCCGGGTGTACGGCGCCGGGCGCACCTCCGAGGCGGTCGCCCACTACGAGGCGCACCAGAACTGA
- a CDS encoding helix-turn-helix transcriptional regulator — MSRKAAAQQLRDATPDIIEAYRVALGRLGSPLVSREDIWRQCRHQAQNIVAECAQALETDTYAESPGVGEYTRLLGAHRVVQQVPVSESVRAVEVLWQAMHLVVEEAVGRVGPEERLAAAQMVSTAFRTSTGSRLYQGIRGSEEARLPLGAEVREEVSAAASAEAPAEEPVLDLLTLRERQILEAVRDGLTNRLIARRLDISEATVKRHLHNAYRKLGANSRVQAVNRAFLLPS; from the coding sequence GTGAGTCGTAAGGCGGCAGCTCAGCAGCTCCGTGATGCCACTCCGGACATCATCGAGGCGTACCGGGTGGCGTTGGGGCGCCTCGGCAGCCCCCTGGTGTCCCGCGAGGACATCTGGCGGCAGTGCCGTCACCAGGCACAGAACATCGTGGCCGAGTGCGCGCAGGCCCTGGAGACCGATACGTACGCGGAGTCGCCGGGCGTCGGGGAGTACACCCGGCTGCTCGGCGCGCACCGGGTGGTGCAGCAGGTTCCGGTGTCCGAGTCGGTGCGTGCGGTGGAGGTGCTCTGGCAGGCCATGCACCTGGTGGTCGAGGAGGCCGTCGGGCGGGTGGGGCCGGAGGAGCGCCTCGCGGCGGCGCAGATGGTGAGCACCGCGTTCCGGACGTCCACCGGCAGCCGTCTCTACCAGGGGATCCGGGGGAGCGAGGAGGCGCGGCTGCCGCTCGGGGCCGAGGTGCGGGAGGAGGTCTCCGCGGCGGCCTCCGCGGAGGCGCCGGCGGAAGAGCCGGTGCTCGACCTGCTGACGCTGCGCGAGCGGCAGATCCTGGAAGCGGTGCGCGACGGGCTGACGAACCGGCTGATAGCCCGCCGGCTCGACATCAGCGAGGCGACCGTGAAGCGGCATCTGCACAACGCCTACCGCAAGCTCGGGGCGAACTCCCGCGTGCAGGCGGTCAACAGGGCTTTTCTCTTGCCGAGCTGA
- a CDS encoding ATP-grasp domain-containing protein translates to MRILLLHPVSSWSLDRVAAVCAREDWQLTIVTIGSSTVGDGTPGLHEWIRVPELTNSPRDLLAQIGARRYDAVVAGNEFAVIAADVLARELGLYHNDVTRIRASRDKSLMREAFACHDIPQPRVITRLGSVEESRAFPWETVSFPVIVKPIDMAMSLFVRKCHTQAEVEATLAKMLDFKKSRLTNLAYTAGALVEEFADGPEFSLECVVRDERIVAHALTRKFLSAPPACHEVGHVSGDEIPVRHRRDLLDAAERIASAWGMAQGVMHVEFKMDAERISVIEAAARPVGGHVPEIVELQHGLHLEEAFLHARLGLGWKAPEPAQGPTRHGIRFHFAERTETASPESVEVVHAVHDDGNTVPGAEPFSVNRRLGHSVLRGESADDLATYIGAL, encoded by the coding sequence ATGCGTATTCTCCTGCTCCACCCCGTCTCCTCCTGGTCGCTGGACCGCGTCGCCGCGGTCTGCGCCCGCGAGGACTGGCAGCTGACGATCGTGACGATCGGGAGTTCGACGGTCGGGGACGGCACCCCCGGGCTGCACGAGTGGATCAGAGTGCCGGAGCTGACGAACTCCCCGCGGGACCTGCTCGCGCAGATCGGGGCCCGCCGCTACGACGCGGTGGTCGCCGGCAATGAGTTCGCGGTGATCGCGGCGGACGTACTGGCCCGGGAACTGGGGCTGTACCACAACGACGTCACCCGGATCCGGGCCTCGCGGGACAAGTCGCTGATGCGCGAGGCCTTCGCGTGCCACGACATCCCGCAGCCCCGGGTGATCACCCGGCTCGGCTCGGTCGAGGAGAGCCGGGCCTTCCCCTGGGAGACCGTGTCCTTCCCGGTGATCGTGAAGCCGATCGACATGGCCATGAGCCTCTTCGTCCGCAAGTGCCACACGCAGGCGGAGGTCGAGGCCACCCTGGCGAAGATGCTGGACTTCAAGAAGTCGCGGCTCACCAACCTCGCCTACACCGCGGGGGCACTGGTCGAGGAGTTCGCGGACGGGCCGGAGTTCAGCCTCGAATGTGTCGTACGGGACGAGAGGATCGTCGCCCACGCCCTGACCAGGAAGTTCCTGTCGGCGCCGCCGGCCTGCCACGAGGTGGGGCACGTCTCCGGCGACGAGATACCGGTACGGCACCGGCGGGACCTGCTGGACGCGGCCGAGCGCATCGCCTCGGCCTGGGGGATGGCGCAGGGCGTCATGCACGTCGAGTTCAAGATGGACGCGGAACGGATCAGCGTGATCGAGGCCGCCGCCCGGCCCGTCGGCGGCCACGTACCGGAGATCGTCGAGCTCCAGCACGGCCTGCACCTGGAGGAGGCGTTCCTCCACGCCCGCCTCGGCCTCGGCTGGAAGGCCCCCGAGCCCGCGCAGGGGCCCACCCGGCACGGCATCCGCTTCCACTTCGCCGAACGCACGGAGACGGCGAGCCCCGAGAGCGTCGAGGTCGTCCACGCCGTCCACGACGACGGCAACACCGTGCCGGGCGCGGAGCCCTTCTCCGTGAACCGGCGGCTGGGGCACTCCGTGCTCCGCGGTGAATCGGCGGACGATCTCGCCACCTACATCGGGGCGCTCTGA
- a CDS encoding DLW-39 family protein: MKKLLLVALAAIGGLLVYRQIQADRAEQDLWTEATDSVPAGSGV, encoded by the coding sequence GTGAAGAAGCTTCTCTTGGTCGCACTGGCTGCCATCGGCGGGCTCCTCGTGTACCGCCAGATCCAGGCGGACCGCGCCGAGCAGGATCTGTGGACGGAGGCGACCGACTCCGTGCCCGCAGGTTCGGGTGTGTGA
- the argH gene encoding argininosuccinate lyase — MKTYEKSDAARIMAAIGSSGHYDGILAPYDITVSRAHVAMLLDQGVVPPDAAARVLRELDDLERRLLAGDEPLDPEAEDVHTAIEQYLETRIGVDAGWLGTARARNDLAVTALRLWIRDQVIALRSRILALTKAMLTQAERHAATVMPGFSHLQVAQPMTFGHVCLAYAEAFLRDAERISFVLALQDECPMGSAALAGTGFPVDRSAVARNLGFRQPTANSLESVGDRAFALDFLSAGASVALNLSRFGAEIVFWSSQPVGLITLPDELVSASSAMPHKRNPDAAELIRGKTGRVLGNLHALQTVVKGLPLSYFRDLQEDKEPLFDTARTLELSLDAAVMIATLMEPNPDAMRRAADIAFVTSGDLADWLTRERGIPFREAHHLVTALVRLSQEQNCSLGALPLEARRGVDERLAFEEWPDITVETSVESRASQGGTAPRRVLESAARLRSRLVEFIEFEADFSDQETIKRVGMMTS, encoded by the coding sequence ATGAAGACCTATGAGAAGTCCGATGCCGCGAGAATCATGGCGGCCATCGGCTCCAGCGGGCATTACGACGGAATTCTCGCGCCGTACGACATCACCGTCTCGCGGGCGCACGTCGCGATGCTGCTGGACCAGGGGGTCGTCCCGCCGGACGCGGCCGCGCGGGTGCTGCGCGAGCTGGACGACCTGGAGCGGCGGCTCCTCGCCGGGGACGAACCGCTCGACCCCGAGGCCGAGGACGTCCACACGGCGATCGAGCAGTACCTGGAGACGCGGATCGGCGTGGACGCCGGGTGGCTGGGCACCGCGCGGGCCCGCAACGACCTGGCGGTGACGGCCCTGCGGCTGTGGATCCGCGACCAGGTCATCGCGCTCCGGTCGAGGATCCTCGCGCTGACGAAGGCGATGCTCACCCAGGCCGAGCGGCACGCGGCGACCGTCATGCCCGGCTTCTCGCACCTCCAGGTCGCCCAGCCGATGACCTTCGGTCACGTCTGTCTCGCGTACGCCGAGGCGTTCCTGCGCGATGCCGAGCGGATCTCCTTCGTCCTCGCCCTCCAGGACGAGTGCCCCATGGGGTCCGCAGCCCTGGCCGGCACCGGCTTCCCGGTCGACCGCTCCGCCGTCGCGCGGAACCTGGGCTTCCGGCAGCCGACGGCGAACTCCCTGGAGAGCGTCGGGGACCGGGCGTTCGCCCTGGACTTCCTGAGCGCGGGCGCCTCGGTGGCCCTCAACCTCTCCCGGTTCGGCGCGGAGATCGTCTTCTGGTCGTCGCAGCCCGTCGGGCTGATCACCCTCCCCGACGAACTGGTCAGCGCCTCCTCGGCCATGCCGCACAAGCGCAACCCCGACGCGGCGGAGCTCATCCGCGGCAAGACCGGCCGGGTCCTGGGCAATCTCCACGCCCTCCAGACCGTGGTCAAGGGGCTGCCCCTGAGCTACTTCAGGGATCTCCAGGAGGACAAGGAGCCGCTGTTCGACACCGCGCGGACCCTGGAACTCTCCCTGGACGCCGCCGTCATGATCGCGACCCTGATGGAGCCGAACCCGGACGCGATGCGCCGGGCCGCCGACATCGCCTTCGTGACCTCGGGCGACCTGGCGGACTGGCTGACCCGGGAACGCGGCATCCCCTTCCGTGAGGCCCACCACCTGGTGACGGCGCTCGTACGCCTGTCCCAGGAGCAGAACTGCTCCCTCGGCGCGTTGCCGCTCGAAGCGCGACGCGGCGTCGACGAACGCCTGGCATTCGAGGAATGGCCGGACATCACCGTCGAGACATCCGTGGAATCGCGGGCGAGCCAGGGCGGTACGGCGCCCCGGCGGGTCCTCGAATCGGCCGCCCGGCTCCGGTCGCGCCTCGTCGAATTCATCGAATTCGAGGCCGACTTCTCCGACCAGGAAACAATCAAGCGAGTAGGAATGATGACGTCATGA
- a CDS encoding serine/threonine-protein kinase, with protein sequence MGEVFAGRYELVDPIGRGGAGAVWRAWDHRRRRYVAAKVLQQSDAHALLRFVREQALRIDHPHVLAPASWSADDDKVLFTMALVSGGSLAHVIGDYGPLPPPFVCTLLDQLLSGLAAVHAEGVVHRDIKPANILMEATGKARPHLRLSDFGIAMRKGEPRLTETDYVLGTPGYFAPEQMMGAEPDFPADLFAAGLVALYLLQGRKPDARALIEYFAAHGTPGAPQGIPEPLWQVLAGLLQPDPRARFRTATGARKALAAALELLPEPDTDDEPVEIFDQIGPLPVGFGPSGPLPAPPPEPAPTTGGGGRRADYGPGHDSGHGSGHDPGHGSMSDTGSFHLPPPPVRAEPQQSPTPLPPPHQPQPQPQPRPEGQPLPPPPLQPYGPAPAPSHAPTVAVQPYEPAPTAPYTTRTPEVPPPHTPPGHTRPGPPPKVTIPVLLLALACFAVGIWALTHG encoded by the coding sequence ATGGGTGAGGTCTTCGCGGGGCGGTACGAACTGGTCGACCCGATCGGGCGCGGGGGCGCCGGAGCCGTCTGGCGCGCCTGGGACCACCGGCGCCGCCGCTACGTGGCGGCGAAGGTCCTCCAGCAGAGCGACGCGCACGCGCTGCTGCGGTTCGTCAGGGAACAGGCCCTCAGGATCGACCACCCGCACGTCCTCGCCCCGGCCAGCTGGTCCGCGGACGACGACAAGGTGCTGTTCACCATGGCCCTGGTCAGCGGTGGTTCGCTGGCACACGTCATAGGGGACTACGGCCCCCTCCCTCCCCCCTTCGTCTGCACCCTCCTCGACCAGCTGCTGTCCGGTCTCGCCGCGGTGCACGCGGAAGGCGTCGTCCACCGCGACATCAAGCCGGCGAACATCCTGATGGAGGCGACCGGCAAGGCCCGGCCCCACCTGCGCCTCTCCGACTTCGGCATCGCCATGCGCAAGGGCGAGCCGCGCCTGACCGAGACGGACTACGTGCTCGGCACCCCCGGCTACTTCGCCCCCGAGCAGATGATGGGCGCCGAACCCGACTTCCCCGCCGACCTGTTCGCGGCCGGCCTGGTCGCGCTCTACCTGTTGCAGGGGCGGAAGCCGGACGCCAGGGCGCTGATCGAGTACTTCGCCGCCCACGGCACCCCCGGGGCGCCGCAGGGCATTCCCGAGCCGTTGTGGCAGGTGCTGGCGGGGCTGCTCCAGCCCGATCCGCGGGCCCGGTTCCGTACGGCCACGGGCGCGCGCAAGGCGCTGGCGGCGGCGCTGGAACTGCTGCCCGAGCCCGACACCGACGACGAGCCCGTCGAGATCTTCGACCAGATCGGGCCGCTCCCGGTCGGCTTCGGCCCCTCGGGCCCGCTCCCGGCCCCGCCCCCGGAGCCCGCGCCGACCACAGGGGGCGGCGGGCGGCGGGCAGACTACGGCCCGGGGCACGACTCCGGCCACGGCTCGGGTCACGACCCCGGCCACGGCTCGATGTCGGACACCGGCAGCTTCCACCTCCCGCCTCCGCCGGTACGGGCCGAGCCGCAGCAGTCACCCACGCCCCTCCCGCCACCCCATCAGCCCCAGCCCCAGCCCCAGCCCCGGCCCGAGGGGCAACCCCTCCCTCCCCCTCCCCTCCAGCCCTACGGCCCGGCGCCCGCCCCCTCCCACGCCCCGACCGTCGCCGTACAGCCGTACGAACCGGCCCCCACAGCCCCGTACACCACCCGCACACCGGAGGTCCCGCCGCCTCACACCCCTCCGGGACACACCCGTCCGGGACCGCCCCCGAAGGTGACGATCCCGGTCCTGCTGCTCGCGCTGGCCTGCTTCGCCGTGGGCATCTGGGCCCTGACCCACGGCTGA
- a CDS encoding phytanoyl-CoA dioxygenase family protein, producing the protein MTSTLMEKSARLLSDDDLDTYKKQYWKDGYTVLRGLYTPAETESYRREVERLFHLDGLDDDLNLRTEFRRGPDGRYAFDRLDPVLDISPGMTDAAKHPALLGALRTILDGSPEVLKCKLIRKEPGTNGYIPHQDFLYWRWLDESPDKLCTAVINLYPSDARNGGLGFYRGTHHALLPGPASDPQADCDPTALDAASIDMPALEPGDVLVFHSLAVHFSGRNAGEVPRTVLLPSYCATDDSGLYRKYYQREVVRRCKEMVGFERYFERNAAI; encoded by the coding sequence ATGACCAGCACTCTGATGGAGAAGTCGGCGCGGCTCCTTTCCGACGACGATCTGGACACGTACAAGAAGCAGTACTGGAAGGACGGCTACACCGTCCTGCGCGGTCTGTACACCCCGGCCGAGACCGAGTCGTACCGCAGGGAGGTCGAGCGGCTCTTCCACCTCGACGGTCTGGACGACGATCTCAATCTGCGCACCGAGTTCCGGCGCGGGCCCGACGGCCGGTACGCCTTCGACCGCCTCGACCCCGTCCTCGACATATCGCCGGGGATGACGGACGCCGCGAAGCACCCGGCGCTGCTCGGTGCCCTGCGGACCATCCTCGACGGCTCCCCCGAGGTCCTCAAGTGCAAGCTGATCCGCAAGGAGCCGGGCACCAACGGCTACATCCCGCACCAGGACTTCCTCTACTGGCGGTGGCTCGACGAGAGCCCGGACAAGCTGTGCACCGCGGTGATCAACCTGTACCCGAGCGACGCGCGCAACGGCGGGCTCGGCTTCTACCGGGGCACCCACCACGCGCTGCTGCCCGGCCCGGCGAGCGATCCCCAGGCGGACTGCGACCCGACCGCACTCGACGCCGCGAGCATCGACATGCCCGCGCTGGAGCCCGGTGACGTCCTGGTCTTCCACTCGCTCGCCGTGCACTTCAGCGGCCGCAACGCCGGCGAGGTCCCGCGGACCGTGCTCCTGCCCTCGTACTGCGCCACCGACGACTCCGGGCTGTACCGGAAGTACTACCAGCGTGAAGTCGTACGGCGCTGCAAGGAAATGGTCGGCTTCGAGCGCTACTTCGAGCGCAACGCCGCCATCTGA